The Thermococcus thermotolerans genome contains a region encoding:
- a CDS encoding KamA family radical SAM protein, with protein MEKQMESAVSTFNVEESPWGLRQGVDHEVFMEIFEPLPEIKEILLTSDTIEDARERLSKFGEELLWKYKNGEFNVDPIDRWLGIEATSVFLNIISEYGEKAAGFSTLEYLWKAARGDKHVLSIITEGFVEEFRHLFKAMAGVSGYSKGWLGPKLEAAGIKFVDFSKIKGRKAALARSDYLDKEWDYIRGYLKKYPSGLDREIIEKRKKQREQLMEYFGITEDEWFDYRWQFSHVLKREKGLETLRELNELGIVKVPEDDLRQVELAVKYRIPWGITPHYLHLWDFQEPYKYDRHVRRQVMPPEWYMDNMIIHREDREYYFDFMGEHDTSPIDLVTRRYVTIAILKAYDTCPQICVYCQRNWEVLEPFMAGSFPGWDKIEKALEWFAEHDSMMDVLITGGDPIALSDKIIDKIMSRLAEMDHVVNIRWGTRILVTVPMRITDSLAEILGSYIEPGKRNVAISTHFETAYEVTPEVAEATYKLRKQGIYIYNQLVYQRNVSRRFENVALRIALKKVGIDPYYTFYPKGKIEQKDYLVPIARVVQERKEEARLLPGQFRPDEPVFNVPRMGKNHLRAWQDRELVGIRPDGSRIYLMHPWEKGISETKLYTYPDVPIKEYLDYLESIGEDPKDYWTIWYYY; from the coding sequence ATGGAAAAACAGATGGAAAGCGCCGTCTCCACATTTAACGTGGAGGAGTCCCCCTGGGGTCTCAGGCAGGGAGTTGATCACGAGGTTTTTATGGAGATTTTTGAACCCCTGCCTGAAATCAAAGAGATACTGCTCACCAGCGACACTATAGAGGATGCCCGTGAAAGACTTTCCAAATTTGGAGAGGAATTGCTTTGGAAATACAAGAACGGAGAATTTAACGTTGATCCCATAGACAGATGGCTCGGGATCGAAGCCACCAGCGTCTTCCTGAACATAATCTCCGAATACGGGGAGAAAGCGGCGGGCTTCAGCACGCTGGAATACCTGTGGAAAGCCGCTAGGGGAGACAAGCACGTTCTGAGCATTATTACGGAGGGTTTCGTCGAGGAGTTCAGGCACCTCTTCAAAGCTATGGCCGGTGTCAGCGGCTACTCCAAAGGCTGGCTCGGACCAAAGCTTGAAGCGGCAGGTATTAAATTCGTGGACTTCAGCAAGATAAAGGGGAGAAAAGCCGCTCTCGCCCGTTCGGACTACCTTGACAAGGAATGGGACTACATAAGGGGCTACCTCAAGAAATACCCGAGCGGCCTCGACAGGGAGATTATCGAGAAGAGGAAGAAGCAGAGAGAACAGCTCATGGAGTACTTTGGTATAACCGAGGACGAGTGGTTCGACTACCGCTGGCAGTTCTCCCACGTCCTCAAGAGGGAGAAGGGTCTCGAAACCCTGAGGGAGCTCAACGAACTCGGCATAGTCAAGGTTCCGGAGGACGACCTCAGGCAGGTCGAGTTGGCCGTTAAATACCGCATCCCTTGGGGAATAACGCCCCACTACCTCCACCTGTGGGACTTTCAGGAGCCTTACAAATACGACAGGCACGTGAGGAGGCAGGTAATGCCGCCGGAGTGGTACATGGACAACATGATAATCCACCGTGAGGACAGGGAGTATTATTTCGACTTCATGGGTGAGCATGATACCTCCCCGATAGACCTTGTCACCAGGAGGTACGTCACCATTGCCATCCTCAAGGCCTATGACACCTGCCCGCAGATATGTGTCTACTGTCAGAGGAACTGGGAGGTTCTTGAGCCATTCATGGCCGGCTCCTTCCCGGGATGGGACAAGATAGAGAAAGCCCTTGAGTGGTTCGCCGAGCACGACTCCATGATGGATGTCCTCATAACCGGCGGAGACCCCATAGCCCTCAGCGACAAGATAATCGACAAGATAATGTCCCGCCTTGCGGAGATGGATCACGTCGTGAACATCCGCTGGGGAACCAGGATACTAGTCACGGTTCCAATGAGAATAACCGACAGCCTCGCCGAGATTCTCGGGTCATACATAGAGCCTGGGAAGAGGAACGTCGCCATCTCGACCCACTTCGAGACCGCCTATGAGGTAACCCCTGAGGTCGCCGAGGCCACGTACAAGCTGAGGAAGCAGGGGATATACATCTACAACCAGCTGGTATACCAAAGAAACGTCAGCAGGCGTTTTGAGAACGTGGCCCTCAGGATTGCCCTCAAGAAGGTGGGCATCGACCCGTACTACACCTTCTATCCAAAGGGCAAGATAGAGCAGAAGGACTACCTCGTGCCCATAGCCAGGGTCGTCCAGGAGAGGAAGGAGGAGGCAAGGCTTCTGCCGGGCCAGTTCAGGCCGGACGAGCCCGTCTTCAACGTCCCCAGGATGGGCAAGAACCACCTCCGTGCATGGCAGGACAGGGAGCTGGTCGGAATAAGACCCGACGGTAGCAGGATATACCTCATGCACCCGTGGGAGAAGGGCATCAGCGAGACCAAGCTCTACACCTACCCAGACGTTCCAATTAAGGAGTATCTCGACTACCTGGAGAGCATCGGTGAGGATCCGAAAGACTACTGGACCATCTGGTACTACTACTGA